A genomic stretch from Meriones unguiculatus strain TT.TT164.6M chromosome 15, Bangor_MerUng_6.1, whole genome shotgun sequence includes:
- the Zdbf2 gene encoding DBF4-type zinc finger-containing protein 2 isoform X1, whose protein sequence is MQKRQGYCSYCHVQYPNLEQHLFSAQHRSLTRQSRRRTITNNSLMERFLQDVLRHHPYNYQDSRSAPNEAAANPESPEVIVLDDDSDEKDDDTAEGVGERDSEDSSSVEEIDYRPGPSQECAEAAVRPSVIQKLERGQQQSLELPRKVESGVKKANSVGVVQATTSGKKLVRPPVICNAPASSLPRGSFERPVAANNVPRLVLAVASDSFPACDTENLETYFDPPDQGSSNPSPQPNKDPEKKPLNINLDKLLAQRNLRDKGASFSPVVRVRELPASELCSVRAESSELGAGTAGNPSDDTPPAENREGAIPKRREASRSNMVHPQGETRLVINKPTLVKQKRSVISEVKLDRDSPHPTPGHSQGAVHDLSLLEEEEEEEEEEEEEEVDQEDDESYESRSSDTSFDCRSSCQSLSALSDLTTREISLSEETHADAQPGDEAPTVSGATSHNYSTSRQVATTHSQVITPNIQFISLVDESYESSGSEVNFDGNDSLPSTSHRPQQPVRASLPTQMPRRLVDSYGSGSSEPCEDSGSSADETPAAAAAAGQQKPLANAHALVDENYGSGSFSSDSDAVLDRPQMPVQERSPRDTAAQEEEQQPSSAEARLEHAASLEAVADVPQRETEEINLLTQNTSRGDMNCESHGSEMGFHADAQLEADQSPVNPEEVDLDLENQSVHSGISNLNSDSHASYQSANGQPQGAWGEVNLDELNVDMEVKSDGCSSSELTFDSDSPLLSVTERSLLDVEGINEDDFNLEDESCVSSSSDITFDSDIPDDSVADQPQVAVYEEEPVDLENKSNESCVSEITYDSDIPLHSGNDHPEVAVKEVIIQEEENVHLEGKNDSPSGSELCLDSNAPLHSVTNPEVAVKKIKPPKEEQVHIEQKENEPTDSELNSKPARSEEPIILRISKTRLNSHAPFQSVICKCEVVVKNACLQKEKQAESPSKSTESHSEVSSASTASPPVTEPYVGKKAKRKTKHLEEVKSDDEYGGSQPTFNSDVFPRLMTEKPQPAALKVGHADPKDESTELRGPEVNQNTAGCLDSVISQSQLPTEENPVELKDTNGKPSDTKASADAAGHFHSLPKQECDVITEMNEWKKEANVLEKKVSEPVYSKLIHDSNVSFHSAMDQLELALKQINLDSNDQTSLEDKSQDTCSETNLESNISVQSVVESPEVTVLEPEHVELEGRNDKSCDSEVSFDSSDSFQPEADGHSESGEKRSRKDEDCHLEGKRDEAQGFGNSCDSNVPQLLASQTEVVQETSHGKEHVDLEDKVVESSDSKVNFHSDEPLQSVTNTAQEPVQEINLLREHVSPNDNGCEPCGSGIVSVSNVIFCSVIQKPQRLQKECTSLKVKSSNHCGPEVRVDPRDSPEMPFDSSDPCQSVAGHLQKPVKEVNLKEDHIYLDDKSYKLVDCEPTYDSDDPVQFVTDPSVEDVSIKEVHLQKESHVDLENENFQPCYSEVTYNSGIHLQSEVDPPQVACKEADLEKKGLDIEDKCSESCEPEVLYDSDVSFQILVNQLQTSDGEADPPQVVFVDVVSSDSDCDREVISDANIPLHLGTEPPQMTVKESSEINPDSVGSAAVEKYYCKFCGCDYEAFQSLTNQSKESFKIINRKNDYIILGDSTCPSCGHELSFNVDVSDQPTTSQLQGPGRTYTVTENRSNGSNCLKRNYSFEDTTQPTTHQLQESGEDINLWKDPKNVAFQDSWEACSFAGDRAAYAVSVIRPTAVQDNTWTYLSVSPNSYGSELNFQYNSLFQSDTDGPYPAKRLRQRKRVTFDLRVTKYEYPPNPLYRRAEAGKVAKGGPNKLARGASRQVPPSYVGKRCSQMREDDVKTNTQDFQGHHSDCDGGSETQNVILGEEGKTTSSDLNQNNSTSIQYVEGQVGDTGDFSVTLGKPSDSLAEGHHPQHGHVAYQNQVGGVRCGTQARSGKKRKMTEDDDDEDSPKRKHFQYDSQKKKKAETETTELPAPQAQVLEPVQPDSLVYIFSSLSMKEDQSLNPPKTKRGSGSDLRFIYSCKEHTFSGPLRKKTVINAPQNLKVPDSDRHEVAPQNLKVPDSDRHEVAPQSLKVPDSDRHEVAPQNLKVPDSDRHEVAPQNLKVPDSDRHEVAPQNLKVPDSDRHEVAPQNLKAPDSDRHEVAPQNLKVPDSDRHEVAPQTLKVPDSDRHEVAPQTLKVPDSDRHEVVGTDLKRRDSRSNAGESGANRQNLASTSSVTMPKRSVFRLYGSSQSSFLRSSDVGAPEVIKTTFEQPPVKCDSAKKCLRSVGKGSFESKNEKKFWKKKMVVAASTACCIKNACKTMVLQKRSRLASEKLALWVQMKATDILRKYVSKCPRTMRRKHQSKTVLIRMQLRKKRIVARKIREAKRAAEALSSPAALPAVAQEEQSPPARPAEQPAPLPNASRVKSYRKTYCRRKKRPLPVREYDLRSLSATPSADRMVTRLASKSRSNEAK, encoded by the exons CACTTGTTTAGTGCTCAGCACAGAAGCCTGACCAGACAAAGCAGACGTCGGACAATTACCAATAACAGTCTGATGGAGCGCTTCTTGCAGGATGTCCTACGACACCACCCCTACAATTATCAAGACAGCAG ATCTGCACCAAATGAGGCAGCAGCAAATCCTGAGTCACCTGAAGTCATTGTTTTGGACGACGACTCTGATGAGAAAGATGATGACACTGCAGAAGGCGTTGGAGAGAGAGACTCCGAGGATTCGTCATCTGTCGAAGAGATAGATTACAGACCTGGTCCTTCCCAGGAGTGCGCAGAGGCAGCAGTTCGACCATCAGTTATTCAAAAATTGGAGCGGGGGCAGCAGCAGTCCTTGGAGTTGCCTCGTAAAGTTGAGAGTGGTGTGAAAAAAGCTAATTCAGTCGGTGTTGTTCAGGCTACAACTAGTGGAAAAAAGTTAGTGCGTCCCCCAGTGATATGTAATGCTCCTGCCAGCTCTTTGCCTAGAGGCTCTTTCGAGAGACCAGTTGCGGCTAACAATGTTCCTCGGTTAGTACTGGCAGTTGCTTCAGATTCCTTTCCAGCTTGTGACACAGAGAACCTTGAAACATACTTTGACCCCCCAGATCAGGGCTCTAGCAATCCATCACCTCAACCCAATAAAGATCCAGAAAAGAAacctttaaatataaatttagaCAAATTGCTTGCACAGAGAAATCTCAGAGATAAGGGTGCATCTTTTTCCCCTGTGGTACGAGTGCGTGAGCTACCAGCCTCTGAGCTTTGTTCTGTAAGAGCTGAGTCTTCTGAGTTAGGGGCAGGTACAGCAGGAAACCCGAGTGACGACACACCACCGGCAGAAAACCGTGAAGGTGCCATTCCGAAGCGTCGTGAGGCGTCTCGTTCAAATATGGTTCATCCCCAAGGAGAAACACGCTTGGTTATTAATAAGCCAACACTTGTGAAACAGAAGCGCTCAGTGATTTCTGAAGTGAAGCTAGATCGTGACTCTCCTCATCCGACACCTGGTCATTCCCAAGGTGCTGTACACGACTTAAGTcttttggaagaggaagaagaggaagaagaggaggaggaagaggaggaagttgACCAAGAAGATGATGAGAGCTATGAATCGAGAAGTTCTGATACGAGTTTTGATTGTCGGTCCTCTTGTCAGTCACTGAGTGCCCTGTCTGACCTGACCACCAGAGAAATAAGCTTGTCAGAAGAAACACATGCTGATGCACAGCCTGGGGATGAAGCACCCACTGTTTCTGGGGCAACTTCACATAACTACAGCACTTCTCGTCAGGTGGCTACCACCCATTCTCAAGTAATTACACCGAACATACAGTTCATCAGTCTGGTTGATGAAAGCTATGAGTCTAGTGGCTCTGAAGTGAATTTTGATGGTAATGACTCACTTCCATCAACTAGTCACCGTCCCCAACAGCCTGTGAGAGCAAGCCTCCCTACACAGATGCCCCGTCGCTTGGTTGACAGCTATGGAAGTGGCAGCTCTGAACCATGTGAAGATTCTGGGTCCTCCGCTGATGAGACTccggcagcggcagcagcagcaggacaacAAAAACCTCTGGCGAATGCCCATGCCCTGGTTGATGAGAACTACGGGTCAGGCAGCTTCAGTTCTGACAGCGATGCGGTCCTGGACCGTCCCCAAATGCCTGTTCAAGAAAGAAGCCCGAGAGACACAGCTGCCCAAGAGGAGGAACAGCAGCCCAGTAGTGCTGAAGCACGTCTTGAACATGCTGCTTCTCTGGAGGCAGTGGCTGATGTAccccagagagaaacagaagaaataaacctTCTGACCCAGAATACCAGCCGTGGGGATATGAACTGTGAGTCTCATGGTTCTGAAATGGGTTTTCATGCTGATGCTCAATTAGAGGCTGATCAATCTCCAGTAAATCCCGAGGAAGTAGATCTTGACCTAGAAAATCAGAGTGTTCACTCTGGCATTTCTAATCTAAATTCTGATTCCCATGCTTCTTATCAGTCAGCTAATGGTCAACCTCAAGGGGCTTGGGGAGAAGTAAATCTTGATGAGTTAAATGTCGACATGGAAGTTAAGAGCGATGGGTGCTCCAGTTCTGAGTTGACATTTGATTCCGATTCCCCTCTTCTGTCAGTTACTGAGCGGTCTCTGCTGGATGTTGAAGGAATAAACGAAGATGACTTTAACCTGGAAGATGAAAGCTGTGTGTCAAGTAGTTCTGACATAACTTTTGATTCTGATATTCCCGATGACTCAGTAGCTGACCAACCTCAAGTAGCTGTTTATGAGGAGGAACCTGTTGATCTGGAAAATAAGAGTAATGAATCTTGTGTTTCTGAAATAACATATGATTCTGATATTCCTCTTCATTCAGGAAATGATCACCCTGAAGTAGCTGTTAAAGAAGTAATCATTCAGGAAGAAGAAAACGTTCACTTAGAAGGGAAGAATGACAGTCCCAGTGGTTCTGAACTATGTTTGGATTCTAATGCCCCTCTTCATTCAGTGACTAATCCTGAAGTAGCTGTTAAAAAGATAAAACCCCCCAAAGAAGAGCAGGTACATATagaacaaaaggaaaatgaaCCTACTGATTCTGAACTAAACTCAAAGCCTGCACGCTCTGAAGAGCCCATTATCTTACGTATTTCTAAAACAAGATTGAATTCTCATGCCCCCTTTCAGTCAGTAATTTGTAAATGTGAAGTAGTTGTCAAAAATGcatgccttcaaaaagaaaaacaggctgaATCACCAAGTAAAAGTACAGAATCTCATTCTGAAGTAAGTTCAGCTTCTACTGCTTCTCCTCCAGTGACAGAACCTTATGTAGGtaagaaagcaaagagaaagacaaagcatCTTGAAGAAGTCAAGAGTGATGATGAATATGGTGGGTCTCAACCAACCTTCAATTCTGATGTTTTTCCTCGGTTAATGACTGAAAAACCTCAACCAGCTGCTTTGAAAGTGGGCCACGCTGACCCAAAAGATGAAAGTACTGAGCTTAGAGGACCTGAGGTAAATCAGAATACTGCTGGTTGTCTTGATTCAGTCATTAGCCAATCTCAGTTACCGACAGAGGAAAACCCTGTTGAACTGAAAGACACAAATGGCAAACCTAGTGATACTAAAGCAAGTGCTGATGCTGCCGGCCATTTTCACTCACTGCCTAAACAAGAGTGTGACGTGATTACAGAAATGAACGAGTGGAAAAAAGAGGCAAACGTCCTTGAAAAGAAGGTCAGTGAACCTGTTTATTCAAAATTAATACATGAttctaatgtttcttttcattctgCAATGGATCAACTTGAACTAGCtcttaaacaaataaatcttgatAGTAATGATCAAACGTCCTTGGAAGATAAAAGCCAAGATACCTGTTCTGAAACAAATTTGGAGTCTAATATCTCGGTTCAGTCAGTAGTTGAATCACCTGAAGTGACTGTTTTGGAGCCCGAACACGTTGAGCTAGAAGGTAGGAATGACAAGTCTTGTGATTCTGAAGTAAGCTTTGATTCTAGTGACTCTTTCCAGCCCGAGGCTGATGGGCATAGCGAAAGTGGTGAAAAGAGAAGTCGGAAGGATGAAGATTGTCACCTGGAAGGTAAGAGGGATGAAGCTCAGGGTTTTGGAAATTCGTGTGATTCCAATGTCCCCCAGCTACTGGCTAGCCAAACTGAAGTAGTTCAGGAGACCAGCCATGGGAAAGAACATGTAGATTTGGAAGATAAGGTTGTTGAATCTAGTGACTCAAAAGTAAACTTTCACTCTGATGAACCGCTTCAGTCTGTGACTAATACAGCCCAAGAGCCTGTTCAAGAAATAAACTTACTGAGGGAACATGTTAGTCCCAATGATAATGGCTGCGAGCCCTGTGGCTCTGGAATAGTTTCTGTTTCAAATGTCATTTTTTGCTCAGTGATTCAGAAACCACAACGTCTACAAAAAGAGTGTACCAGTTTGAAAGTAAAGAGCAGCAATCATTGTGGTCCTGAAGTTCGTGTTGATCCCCGTGACAGTCCTGAAATGCCTTTTGATTCCAGTGATCCATGTCAGTCAGTAGCAGGCCATCTTCAAAAACCTGTCAAAGAAGTGAACCTGAAGGAAGACCATATTTACCTAGACGACAAGAGCTACAAGCTAGTTGATTGTGAACCAACTTATGATTCTGATGATCCTGTGCAGTTTGTGACAGATCCATCTGTGGAGGACGTGTCTATCAAAGAAGTACACCTGCAAAAGGAGAGTCATGTTGACCTAGAAAATGAGAACTTTCAGCCATGCTATTCTGAAGTAACATACAATTCTGGTATTCATCTGCAGTCAGAAGTTGACCCACCTCAAGTAGCTTGCAAGGAAGCAGACCTTGAGAAGAAAGGACTTGACATAGAAGACAAGTGCAGTGAATCTTGTGAGCCTGAAGTGCTCTATGACTCTGATGTCTCTTTTCAGATACTAGTTAACCAGCTTCAAACTTCAGATGGAGAAGCAGATCCACCACAGGTGGTGTTTGTGGATGTGGTGTCCAGTGACAGTGACTGTGATCGGGAAGTCATTTCTGATGCCAATATCCCTCTTCATCTAGGAACTGAGCCACCTCAGATGACTGTCAAAGAAAGCAGTGAGATAAACCCAGATTCTGTTGGTTCTGCGGCAGTAGAAAAGTACTACTGTAAATTCTGTGGTTGTGATTATGAAGCCTTTCAGTCACTGACAAACCAATCCAAGGAaagtttcaaaataataaatcgaAAGAATGACTATATTATTCTGGGAGATTCCACTTGTCCATCTTGTGGTCATGAACTCAGTTTCAATGTTGATGTCTCTGATCAGCCCACTACTTCCCAGTTACAAGGGCCTGGTCGTACTTATACTGTCACAGAAAATAGGAGCAATGGCTCTAATTGTCTTAAAAGGAATTATAGTTTTGAAGACACTACTCAGCCAACAACTCACCAACTACAGGAAAGTGGTGAAGACATCAATCTGTGGAAAGATCCAAAAAATGTTGCCTTTCAAGATAGCTGGGAAGCCTGTAGTTTTGCAGGAGACCGTGCTGCCTATGCTGTGTCTGTGATCCGCCCGACAGCTGTGCAGGACAACACTTGGACATATCTGTCTGTGAGCCCTAACTCTTACGGATCTGAGCTGAATTTTCAGTATAATTCCTTGTTTCAGTCTGACACTGATGGACCTTATCCTGCTAAAAGACTACGCCAGCGTAAGAGGGTAACATTTGACTTGAGAGTAACTAAGTATGAATATCCACCAAACCCTTTGTACCGCAGGGCAGAAGCGGGAAAGGTTGCAAAAGGTGGTCCTAATAAACTGGCTCGTGGAGCCTCACGTCAGGTACCTCCTTCATATGTTGGAAAAAGATGTTCTCAGATGAGAGAAGATGatgtgaaaacaaacacacaggatTTTCAAGGCCATCACAGTGACTGTGATGGCGGCTCTGAGACCCAGAACGTTATTTTGGGTGAAGAAGGAAAGACTACCTCGTCTGACCTTAATCAGAACAATTCAACATCAATTCAATATGTTGAAGGCCAAGTTGGAGACACCGGTGACTTTTCAGTGACCTTAGGTAAGCCATCTGATTCCCTAGCAGAGGGCCATCATCCGCAACATGGGCATGTGGCATATCAGAACCAGGTAGGAGGAGTCAGATGTGGAACTCAAGCACGTtctgggaagaagaggaaaatgacagaagatgatgatgatgaagattcaCCAAAAAGGAAGCATTTCCAATAtgatagccagaaaaaaaaaaaagccgaaaCGGAGACAACTGAGTTACCTGCCCCACAAGCTCAAGTTTTAGAGCCTGTACAGCCTGATTCCTTGGTCTAcatattttcttctctaagtATGAAGGAAGATCAGTCTTTGAACCCACCCAAAACGAAGCGTGGCAGTGGCAGTGATTTACGATTCATATACAGTTGTAAAGAGCATACCTTTTCTGGCCCACTACGTAAGAAAACTGTGATTAATGCTCCACAGAACCTAAAGGTACCAGACTCTGACAGACATGAGGTAGCGCCACAGAACCTAAAGGTACCAGACTCTGACAGACATGAGGTAGCTCCACAGAGCCTAAAGGTACCAGACTCTGACAGACATGAGGTAGCTCCACAGAACCTAAAGGTACCAGACTCTGACAGACATGAGGTAGCTCCACAGAACCTAAAGGTACCAGACTCTGACAGACATGAGGTAGCTCCACAGAACCTAAAGGTACCAGACTCTGACAGACATGAGGTAGCTCCACAGAACCTAAAGGCACCAGACTCTGACAGACATGAGGTAGCTCCACAGAACCTAAAGGTACCAGACTCTGACAGACATGAGGTAGCTCCACAGACCCTAAAGGTACCAGACTCTGACAGACATGAGGTAGCTCCACAGACCCTAAAGGTACCAGACTCTGACAGACATGAGGTAGTTGGCACTGATCTTAAAAGGCGTGATTCAAGGTCCAATGCAGGAGAGAGTGGTGCCAACAGACAAAACTTAGCTTCAACATCTTCAGTGACAATGCCAAAAAGATCTGTGTTTAGGCTCTACGGGAGCAGTCAGTCTTCATTTCTAAGAAGTTCAGATGTGGGTGCTCCTGAAGTTATAAAGACTACTTTCGAGCAGCCTCCTGTAAAATGTGACAGTGCCAAAAAATGTCTCAGATCAGTTGGAAAGGGGTCTTttgaaagtaaaaatgaaaagaagtttTGGAAAAAGAAGATGGTGGTAGCTGCAAGTACAGCATGCTGTATCAAAAATGCTTGTAAAAC